The following coding sequences lie in one Aphis gossypii isolate Hap1 unplaced genomic scaffold, ASM2018417v2 Contig00452, whole genome shotgun sequence genomic window:
- the LOC114122552 gene encoding bifunctional endo-1,4-beta-xylanase XylA-like, whose protein sequence is MKVLGEEGQGDQQSDNNSVKNNNNQNSNNAWNHRSTQNDWNQRPQQRNNNQPRNNRWNNRDENSQQQPLQSRENNQQINQIAITDNTNSDNNTTHSINKLQSNEESYSPYVQCVLRVKRWNCWWIPGQQLASSRKKSWTLSLKRIPLFHNFPLTE, encoded by the coding sequence ATGAAAGTCCTGGGAGAAGAGGGACAAGGGGATCAACAATCAGATAATAATTcagtaaaaaacaacaataatcaaaatagtaataatgctTGGAATCATAGGAGTACTCAAAATGACTGGAACCAACGACCACAACAGCGGAACAACAACCAGCCAAGGAACAATCGATGGAACAATCGAGATGAGAATTCCCAACAACAACCACTACAATCACGTGAAAACAATCAACAAATTAACCAAATTGCTATCACTGATAACACAAACAGTGATAACAACACCACGCACTctatcaataaattacaaagtaACGAAGAATCGTACAGCCCATATGTGCAATGTGTATTGAGGGTGAAAAGGTGGAACTGTTGGTGGATACCGGGGCAACAATTAGCGTCCTCACGAAAGAAATCGTGGACACTATCATTAAAAAGGATCCCACTATTCCACAACTTCCCATTAACGGAGTAA
- the LOC126554227 gene encoding uncharacterized protein LOC126554227 gives MFLHSFLPFSSSALDKGDEIRISIQNRDAHTLPSDSFIYIEGKITKPAELLTEISIAQNGLANLFNEIKYEINSTEVQRVKKPGITSAMKGYCSYSPADANILQNAAWDITNKNANFVKDNTFSGCIPLKHVFGFCEDYKRILINCSQQLILNRSMSDTSALHYTSVVGGDMATASVKALVAKVKVQLTRVLWKVPVIKVDDRERLKLMKIIDSKKMINCAFRNWELCEYPNLPQTSKHSWMVKTCSLFNRFSHEYAWKRGGRLQR, from the coding sequence ATGTTTTTACATTCGTTTTTACCGTTTTCATCGTCCGCGCTCGACAAAGGTGACGAAATACGTATATCCATTCAGAATCGCGATGCGCATACGTTACCAAGCGATAGTTTTATCTATATAGAGGGTAAAATAACGAAACCTGCCGAACTCCTAACTGAGATATCTATCGCACAAAATGGTTtagcaaatttatttaacgaaATTAAGTATGAAATAAACTCTACCGAGGTACAGCGGGTTAAAAAACCAGGAATAACTAGTGCTATGAAGGGTTATTGCTCGTATTCACCCGCCGATGCGAATATCCTGCAAAACGCTGCTTGGGATATCACTAACAAAAATGCTAATTTCGTGAAAGACAACACGTTCAGTGGCTGTATTCCGTTGAAACACGTTTTCGGTTTTTGCGAAGACTACAAgcgaatattgataaattgcaGTCAACAACTAATATTGAATAGATCGATGTCGGATACGAGCGCACTACATTATACCAGCGTGGTGGGCGGGGACATGGCTACCGCGTCGGTTAAGGCGTTGGTGGCGAAAGTCAAAGTTCAGCTAACGCGAGTGTTGTGGAAAGTACCAGTGATCAAAGTCGACGATCGGGAGCGGTTGAAGCTGATGAAAATCATCGATagcaaaaaaatgataaattgcgCTTTTAGAAATTGGGAGCTTTGCGAGTATCCGAATTTACCGCAAACGAGCAAACACTCTTGGATGGTTAAAACGTGCTCTTTATTTAATCGCTTTTCTCACGAATACGCCTGGAAGCGTGGCGGACGGTTACAGCGGTGA